From Rhizobium favelukesii, one genomic window encodes:
- a CDS encoding ATP-grasp domain-containing protein codes for MSVSKHLVVFGAAEWLLASEKRSLARFTVVDRAYCYDNYATNRPERLLLMEYADPSLPDMIAAIHREDPFHGALLMSDDALIVGATIAAALGLECASAEATAQLKDKSLMRTALQSEKSDAVEFERVHSLDGIAAFADRVEYPIIVKPTNSVGSYLVKKIENLHDAKRYWEDNWQGKGQAILAEKFIEGTHFGILTFSFSGRLLIIGIVRIFHDPAIGHGSWVSIGQYVPGEVTQAQRSAIAATLSRALSTLGIEDGPCWTEIRINGESIKIVESQNRLPGGFIPQLIRHSTGIDVHNLLIEWGLRERGSGDEKVVRAAEALESMHSTGSGAAIRFYTPQPGRVMRVTFPEPRPDAILRSEIFIQTPGVAPVITRDIDRIGYAIAISDIGKDAYEAASNFVESTKFEYEAMV; via the coding sequence ATGAGCGTTTCCAAACATCTTGTCGTTTTTGGCGCTGCCGAATGGCTTCTCGCGTCTGAAAAAAGAAGTTTAGCTCGCTTTACAGTGGTGGACAGAGCCTACTGTTACGACAACTATGCAACTAACAGGCCAGAGCGCCTTCTTTTGATGGAATATGCGGACCCGTCACTTCCGGACATGATTGCTGCAATCCACCGCGAAGATCCCTTCCATGGCGCACTCCTGATGTCCGATGACGCACTTATCGTTGGCGCCACGATTGCAGCAGCCTTGGGATTGGAGTGCGCAAGTGCGGAGGCAACCGCGCAGCTAAAGGACAAATCCTTGATGAGGACTGCCCTCCAATCCGAGAAGTCCGATGCCGTAGAATTCGAACGCGTGCATTCACTTGACGGCATCGCCGCATTCGCTGACAGAGTAGAATACCCGATTATAGTTAAGCCAACAAACTCAGTTGGAAGTTATTTGGTGAAGAAGATAGAGAATCTTCACGACGCGAAGCGCTATTGGGAAGATAATTGGCAGGGTAAAGGGCAAGCAATTCTGGCAGAGAAGTTCATAGAGGGTACGCATTTTGGAATTCTTACGTTTTCATTTTCCGGCAGACTTCTAATCATTGGAATCGTGCGAATATTCCACGATCCGGCGATAGGTCATGGTAGCTGGGTTTCAATTGGGCAGTATGTGCCTGGCGAAGTAACGCAAGCGCAAAGAAGCGCAATCGCTGCGACCCTCAGTCGTGCATTGTCGACGCTTGGGATCGAAGACGGGCCATGCTGGACGGAAATACGCATCAACGGCGAGTCAATCAAAATAGTCGAATCTCAGAACCGTCTGCCGGGTGGATTTATTCCTCAGCTCATTCGTCACTCGACAGGCATCGACGTCCACAACCTCTTGATCGAATGGGGTCTGCGAGAGCGTGGGTCTGGAGACGAAAAAGTCGTAAGGGCGGCCGAAGCGTTGGAGAGCATGCACAGTACTGGCAGCGGAGCGGCGATTCGGTTCTACACCCCGCAGCCTGGGCGCGTGATGAGGGTCACGTTTCCCGAACCTCGCCCGGACGCGATCCTGCGGTCTGAAATCTTTATACAAACGCCCGGAGTCGCCCCTGTGATCACGCGGGACATCGACAGGATCGGCTATGCGATCGCGATCTCCGACATTGGGAAGGACGCGTATGAGGCCGCAAGTAATTTTGTTGAGTCCACCAAGTTCGAATACGAAGCGATGGTCTGA